The window ATGAAGGTGGGATCACGCGGGTCATCGTCAAGCTTGGCGCGCAGGTTCTTGACGTGACTGTCGATGGTGCGCTCGTACCCCTCGAAGTCGTACCCAAGAACCTTCTCGACAAGCTCCATGCGCGTGTACACGCGGCCTGGATACCGGGCGAGCGTCACGAGCAGCTTGAACTCGCTCGCGGTCAGATCTAGCTCCCGCCCGGACAGAAACGCCTTATGCGCGGCGACGTCGACGTCAAGAACACCGAAGGTCAGCCGGTCTCGCTGCGGTTCCTCACCTGCGTGCGCCCTACGCAGGAGCGCGCGAACCCTAGCGACGAGTTCCCTCGGCGAGAACGGTTTGACCAGGTAGTCATCGGCGCCAAGGGAAAGGCCAACGATCCGATCCTCTTCCTCACCTTTGGCGGTGAGCATGATGATCGGCACGTCGGAGGTGTCGCGGATGTCCCTGCACACGTCCTCGCCACTCACCTTGGGCAGCATGAGATCGAGTATCACCAGATCGAAACGACTGCGCTCAAACGCGTTGAGCGCTGCCTCGCCATCAGCGACAGCGATCACCCAGTACCCCTCTCGTTCGAGGTACGCGGTGACGACATCCCGGATGGACTTCTCATCTTCAACGAGCAGGATGCGGCGCGCGGGGTTTGCCATGCGATGTCTCCCGTCGACGGTGCACGCGGTCAGACAAGCAAAGTCTAATCCTTCGTACCCGCTTGGGGCCGTACCTCCACGCTAACTCCACGTACGCAATGCGTTGCCCATTGGTCTGGAACACCCGGTGCATCCTCAGTGCCCTACGCGTCAGTGCCTCGCGTCGAATCGTCGGCAGCGGCCGCGTTGGCACGAGACTTCGACGCCAACAGCGCTAGCACCGAGCCCGCGAAGACAATGGCGAGGAAGATGATGAGGTAGGACGGCACCGCGGACCCGCCTTCGCCAGTCCGCATGCCCTGTGCCGGGGATATCATTGATACCGTGTAACTAAGAGAGAGTGCAAGCGTGTCGCCTGCGGCCACCAGTGGCACATCCTTGTAGTAATACGTGTTCTCGTCGGGCCCAGTCGAGGCGAGAATACCCTCAGGAAGCAAGCTCACCTCGCCACGCGGAGACAGGGCGATGGCGAGGCGCGCCGTCTGAGCCGGGTTTGGTGTTACGAATGAGAATCCAGCCTCGATCTCGCCGCCTTCGATTGCGCGCGTAGCGTCGGGGTACACGACTTCTACCTGTGCGATTCGCGAGGTCGTCAGCGTGAACACGGCAACCGTCGCGCCGTCACGCTCCTCGATGACCGCGTCAGCTTCGATGTCGTTCTCGATCGCGCCGCCCATGATCTCTCCCGCCCACTCGATCTGCGAACCCGTGGGGACGGGCAGGGCGACTTCCACCGGCAGCGGCACATCATCGGGCACGACCGCGCTCACGAGGAGCAAAGGACCCCCGGCTTGGGCCTCGGTCAGAAGAGAGACGCCGAGGGACGTGTAGGTGATCGGTTGCGCATACGCGGCTGGAGCGATCGCGCACAACACCGCGAACGCGACGAGGGCGGCTGAAAGTGTAGGGCGTGGTCGGAGCGCTCGGGTCAGGCCGGACATGCGTCTACCTCCGTGGGTACGAGACAACGTGTGGGAAACGATGATACAGCGAGGAAGCCGGATCTAAGATCGTAACGGTCGATTCGGGCGACAGTGTCTCATACCACGGGTGCAAAATCACCGTGGCCACACGCAGTCACCACATAAACACCACGGTTACGGCGTGGTGCTAACGGATCGCGGCCGCCTCCTCGGGAAGGAGGTGCGTCCGGACCCTCTCCAAACCGCGAGAGCACCGGTTGCCCCATCCGTCGAGAAATGCGCCGTCGCACACGACGATGACGACCTCGCAGTCGTTGGGACAACCTCCGCACTCCTCGCCGAGCGTTTCGAACTTCAAGTCACGCACCGCGAAGTCGAAGGGCTCCTCGACTCCCTCTTCTCGCGCAACCAGCGCTACGCCCAGCGCGCCCATGAGGTGGCCGTCCTCGTCCACGAGGATCTCGTGCCCGGTCGCGTCGTGAAACGCCTTGACGACGCCCACATTCTTGCTAACGCCTCCCTGGAACACGATGGGGCTGAGTATCTCCTTGCCCTTGCCCACGTTGTTTAAGTAGTTGCTCACGATCGCGTTGCACAGTCCCGCGATGATGTCTTCGACGGGATGCCCGATTTGCGCCTTGTGAACAAGGTCTGACTCGGCGAACACCGTGCATCGTCCCGCGATCTTGGTAGGGCGCCTCGACCGCAGGGCGTACTCACCAAACTCCTCGACAGGCACGTCAAGCCGACGTGCCTGCGATGACAAAAATGAGCCTGTGCCCGCCGCGCACAACGTGTTCATGGCGTAGTCCACGGGGACTCCGTCCCGCACGATGATGATCTTGGAGTCCTGCCCGCCGATCTCAAAGATCGTGCGGACGTCCGGATGGCGAGAAAGAGTCCCCACCGCGTGAGCAGTGATCTCGTTCTTCACGACCTGAGCGCCTAAGACCGCGCCGATCAGCTCACGAGCCGAGCCCGTGGCCCCGACCGCGACGATCTTGACCTCTGGCCCGGTCTCAAGCTGTGTCGAGAGCTCCCCTAGCAAGCGTTTCACCGCTCGCAGCGGGTTTCCCTCCGTCCACAGGTACGAACCCGCAAGCACCGTTCCCTCGGCACTAACGACAACGCCTTTAGTTGAGATCGAGCCAACATCCACGCCCAGATACGCCTTCACGCGCCCATTCCCACCTTCCGTTTCCTCATCCTCAACATGTCACAAAACGCATCGAGCCGGGTCGCAAGTCCCGTTTCGGATGTCTGCGCATCGAAACTGATGAACAGCACCGGAAACGTGTGCTCCCGGGAAAGCCGCTGGAGCGCGGCCATCGCGTTTACCTCGGGCATGCAGCCAAACGGCTTGAGATGCAAGACGCCGTCGAACCCTTCACGCATGAGCGTGTTTGTCATAGCGACGCTCTCGGTGCCATGAGCGCCGATGTGATAGCGCAGGTAGGGATCTGCCTTCGCGATGATGTCGCGAAGGTGCTCGTGCTTCCGCGGACCTGCGTGGTCGATCATGCTGGTCACCGTTGAGAATCGGTGCACCTCGACACCGCGCTTCGCGAGTTCACGCTCGATGAAGAAGTTGGAAAACGGCTCCAGGAGCACGTATATCTCGCCTACCACGCCCACCCGAAGCAAGTCGTCGCGATGCTCGGTGGGCAGTGCCTCAAGTTCAGTCCGATGAGCGGTTTCAACTTGTTCGACCTCACTGATCGTTCGGGTTGTAGCGAGAGCAGCCAAGAACCGCTCGTGCACCCGGTCAAACGAGCCAGGCTCGAGTTCGAAACCCGACCGCTTCCGCACGATGTCTTCGATTAGGTCGAGCGCGCGGGTCTGCCGAGACGCAAGCCGGTACGTCTTGACGGCACGCACCATGTTGAGGCGGGAGTTTCGCGACTTGAAAGCGTTGTAGTGCTCGAGAACCGTGAAGCCGCCCGCAAGCCGTACCATCTCGAACTCGTAGCCGAGATCGCGAAGAATCGCCTCCTGGACCTCGCCGTAGTATCCAAACCGGCAGCCGCCTCCCGCCTGAAAGAGCAGATTCGCCCCCATCTCAAGGGCTTCGATGTAGTTTCCAACGTTGTACTTGAACGGGACGCACACGAACTCGGGACTATGCCGAGCTCCAAGCTCGAGCGTACGTCTCGTCATCTTTGGCGGCGGGACAATTTCGCAATCGAGCATCCCCGCAAGCGTGACGACCGGGATGTCGTAGTTGCCCATATGCGGAAAACTCGCCCGGAATGGGCCCACCCTTCGCCTTCTCACGACGCGGCCTTCGCGCGGGCTGCCGCTTTCAGAAGATCGACAAAGCTCTCAAGCCGTGTCTTGAGACCCGCCTCTCCCTGGAGCTCATCGAGTATGATCGTGATCGCCGGCGTGCCCGGCAGACGCCTGATACACAACTCCGTCATGAGAGAGTCCGGACCGCACGGAAACGTCACGAGATACACGATACCGTCGACGCGCTCACGGTACAGTTCCACCGATCCGAGCAACTGCTTGTTGTACGTCCACGGGATGTCGGTCGAGATTCTGCGGGCGAGTTTGCGCGCAAGACGCATGTTAGCAAGCTCAGAGCAGACGACCGAGACCCCCTGCTCTCGAAGGATGCGCATGAGCGGCACGCCGAGCAACTCGTCGTACAGGTTGTACTCGTGCCCCACCACGAGAACTTTCACGCCGTCGCCCTGGAGAGCGGCGACCTGTTCGCGCTCGAGGGCACGACCGTGCGCCTCGTGCGCGGCCCTAGCGTCCCGATAGGCGCGCCTAACCGCCCTGCCGCTGTCAGAGAAGCGCGCTCCCAATCGGCAGAGCTCGGCTCGCTCGGTGATTCCATTTGCGACATCGACGTTGTACTCAATCAAGTTCACGCCAGGGACCGAATTGCGGGCGACATCAAACGCCCCCCAGAACTTCACACATGCGGTCTCCTGCTTGGTAAGGGTCACGACGCGGGGCACCAGGATGTGCTCAGCCTTGCCACGCAACGCGTCAACGTGGCCGAGAAACACCTTGAGCGGCAGGCACGTCTCGTCGACCGCCAGATCGATACCGCGCTCAAGGATCGCCCGGTTACTCGGCGGGCTCGTGATGGTGCTGACTCCAAGGCCCTCGAAAAAAGTGCTCCACAACACGTGGTACTTGTGGAACAGCAACGATCGCGGGAACCCAACAGTCGCCTGCGAGCACTCCACCGTCTGCCGCCCCTCTTCAATCGTGCGGTCAATTCCTTCCTAGTCAGGGTAGTGTACCCACTTCAAGCCCTTCCCGTTAGCATTGCGCCGTGAAGCGGGAACAATCGTCCTACACCCGACCGCTCCAACCAGCCCGATCCACCACCGCCACGGAAGAGACGCCGATGCCCCGAGCACCGCGCTGCATGAGCACCCAGCACCCCGACAATGTCACCGTCCCGTTCTTCGCGGAGCGTGCCGATCTCGGCGGAGAAGATGAGGTGACCGAGGCGTACTACGCGTACTCGCATCTTGGCTGCGACGAGCAGATGTGGGACGTCGAGGGCAAGGAGGTCGACGCCTTCGTCGTCAAGAAGCTGCTCACGCGCTATGAGGACTACTTCCACGCCAATCGGCTCGGAGACGATGTTCGCCTCACCCTCCGCGTGCCAAACCCAACCGTCGAGCGCGCGGAAGCGAAGGTGCTGCTCGAGACCCTTGAGAGCATCCCGCGCTCGTACGATGCTGCGCGTCTGTTCTACGGCGGGGAAGATATCCCGCCGCCGATCTTCGAGGTCATCTTGCCGATGTGCGCCTCCCACCTCTACGTGGAACGCATTCGCCGCTACTACCGTGAGCACATCTACAAACGCCAGTTTCTGCCGTTCTTCGACGGCGACATCACCATTGGCGAGTGGATCGGGCAATTCCTTCCCGCTGATATCGAAGTCATCCCTCTGTTCGAAGATCGCGACCACATGCTCGCGGCGGACACGATCCTCAGCCGCTACCTCGACTCGTTCGAGGGTCCCGAACAACGCGTCTTCCTAGCCCGCTCGGATCCCGCCATGAACTACGGAATGCTCAGCGCGGTCCTGCTCAACAAAGTCGCGCTCGCTCGACTCCACCGCCTTGCCGAGAGCCGTGGCATCACCATCCAACCGATCATCGGCGTAGGCTCCGCACCGTTTCGCGGCAATCTCACGCCACGCACGGTACATCGAGTGGCCGAAGAGTACCCGAGCGCTGTGACGTTCACCGTGCAATCAGCGTTCAAGTACGACTACCCCCCGGCCGAGGTCGTCGAGGCCGTGCAAAGCCTGCGCGAGCGAGAGGTGAGGAGGCCCGCGGAGATTGATGAGGAGCGTGCGGTGGATCTCATCGATCGTTTCGCTGCGGAGTACCGCTCACACGTCGTGGAGCTCGCGCCGCTCATCAACTCGACCGCCGCCCACATCCCGTCCCGTCGGCGCCGCAAGTTGCACATCGGCTTGTTTGGATACGCGCGTGACGTCGAAGGCATCACCCTGCCACGAGCCATCTCGTTTACGGGCGCGCTCTACTCACTTGGCGTACCGCCTGAGCTGTTCGGCCTTTCGGCGCTCACCGACGACGACGTCCGGTTCCTTGAAAACGCGTATCCCGGCTTCATGTTCGATCTCGCGGACGCGGCTCGCTACTGGGATCGAGACAGCGACCTCATGCCAGCCGCCGTCCGCGCCGCCGCCGGGCGCCTTGGCCTGGACGGAGTCGAGCGCGACGAGGCACATATCGCGCTGTCTCGAAACATCCGGGCGACCATCGAAGCTGGCGGGCGGGAAAGCGCCACGGCACAGCTCGTGGCGGCGGGGCAGATTCGGCGATTCCTCGGCTGATGCGCCTGCGAGGGCTGTTGTGAACTGGCGCATGAGCGGTGTAACAATTGTGACATTGTGAATGGTGGCACAATCGTTGCGTCCCTGGTATCGTTGACCCGCACACGTACGCTCTATCCTGGAGGATTTCCATGGCCCACGTCCGCTCGCTCTTCTTCGATGGACCGCTCACCGAGGTTGAGAACAAGTCGGTCGCCGCCTACAAACTCGGCCGCCCCTCCGAGGTCATCTGGAACATCACAAATCGCTGCAATCTGCTGTGCGAGCACTGCTACATGGCCGCCGATGGTCACGCGCTGCCCGGCCAGCTCACCGACGAGCAGACGATCGACCTCGTAGACCAGATGGCCGATTCCGGAGTCCCGCTGCTCTTCTTGACGGGCGGCGAGCCGTTCATGCGCGGCAACTTCTGGGAGATACTCGCGCGTGCCCGCGCGCACGGCATCCGCGTCACCATCTCAACGAACTGCACATTCATCGACCGCGATGTCGCCAAGAGGCTCAAAGCGCATGGCGTGGGGTATATCGGCACGTCACTGTATGGCCCGGCGGACTTCCACGACAGCCTCGTTCGCGTGCGCGGCACTCGGGACCGCGTTATCGAGGCGATCAAGATTCTGCGCGAAGAAGGTGTCGGCGTCGCGCTCAAGACGGCTATTTCCACCGACACGTGGCCGCACATCTACGACCTCATCCAAGAGGCCAAAGATCTCGACTGTGGGCTCATCTACCTGTGCGACCTTATCGTGTCGGGCCGCTCTGAGGGTGAGGCCGACGGGCGCATCTCGGCGGACCAATGGCGTGAACTCGCTGACTTCATCGCTGACGACATCACCAACCCCGCGAGCAAGCTTGAGTACGACATCGGCGCAATGCCCTCTTTCGTCCCCTATGTCGCCGAAAAGCTCATCGCGCGCGGCTACGACCTCACGCGCGGACTCGAGCGCCTCAAGATCATGAGCGCGTGTCCCGTGGGCAAGGGCCACATGAACATCAACTCCGAGGGCGGCATCATGCCATGCCAATTCGCCCAGGACTGGACGATCGGCAACATCAAGGAGATGTCGCTCGCCGAGGCAACCCGAGAACTGTTCAAGCTCGCCGACTCGCCAACTACCGGCATCTGCGCCGAGGAGAACTGCGAGTATGCGCAGATCTGCCGAGGCTGCCGAGTGAAAGCGTTCCACCAGTACAACGACCCGTTTGGCCAGGACACCACGTGCATCGTCAAGTCCGCGGGCGCGAGTGCCCCCCACGCCGCGCGGCACGAGGCGCCTCTCGCGACGCTCCCCTGCGGCGGTCCGAGCTGCGGCTAGAAGTGGTTGTCGTACCGCGGGCGTGCGCTGCTGGTGCGGGATCTGCGGCCGGAAGAGGCGCGATACGTCACCGAGATGGTGCGTCGGATCGCAACGCTCGTGCTGATGGGGCCGGAACTCGATGCGAACTACGAGCGCGTGAAGGCGGATGTGTGGGAGTGGCAGTCTCGCCGGGTCTGGCTCTGGTGTCAGGGCGCGTCGTATGATTGCAGTCGCACGAATACACTTGAGAGGTGATTCGCGATGACCATCGATGAGCTGAAGCGCGAGGCGTTAAGCCTCGACCCTCCGAGCCGCGCCAGTCTCGCCAGGGACTTGCTCTCGAGCCTCGACGATCTGCCGGAAGACGAGATCGAGCAGCTCTGGGTCGAAGAGGCGCTGCGACGCGACGCGGAGATCGATGCCGGCACCGCGCGCAGCATTCCGGCAGACGAGGTGTTCGCCGCCGCCCGGGCTCGTCTGCGTTGAGGCACTCACGCACCTTCCACGAGGAGGCCGCAGCCGAGTTCGATGCGGCTGCTGCTTACTACGCTGTAGAACGCGCCTCTCTGAGCGAGGCGTTCATCTCGGCGGTTGAAGGTGCCGTGGCCCAAGCTCTGCGCTACCCCGAAGCTGCGCCCCTGATTCGCGGTCGCGTCCGCAGTCTCCGCGTCGAGCGCTTTCCGTACTCCGTGAAGTACTCCGTTGTTGACGAAAGCATCAGGGTCCTTGCGGTGGCGCATGATCGTCGCCGTCCGTTCTATTGGGAGGGTCGCCGGTAGGTGGCGTAAGGTTCGAACAAGCAGTTCGAGCGGA is drawn from Clostridiales bacterium and contains these coding sequences:
- a CDS encoding addiction module protein, yielding MTIDELKREALSLDPPSRASLARDLLSSLDDLPEDEIEQLWVEEALRRDAEIDAGTARSIPADEVFAAARARLR
- a CDS encoding response regulator transcription factor; amino-acid sequence: MANPARRILLVEDEKSIRDVVTAYLEREGYWVIAVADGEAALNAFERSRFDLVILDLMLPKVSGEDVCRDIRDTSDVPIIMLTAKGEEEDRIVGLSLGADDYLVKPFSPRELVARVRALLRRAHAGEEPQRDRLTFGVLDVDVAAHKAFLSGRELDLTASEFKLLVTLARYPGRVYTRMELVEKVLGYDFEGYERTIDSHVKNLRAKLDDDPRDPTFIRTVHGVGYRFEYQAAGDE
- a CDS encoding phosphoenolpyruvate carboxylase, yielding MPRAPRCMSTQHPDNVTVPFFAERADLGGEDEVTEAYYAYSHLGCDEQMWDVEGKEVDAFVVKKLLTRYEDYFHANRLGDDVRLTLRVPNPTVERAEAKVLLETLESIPRSYDAARLFYGGEDIPPPIFEVILPMCASHLYVERIRRYYREHIYKRQFLPFFDGDITIGEWIGQFLPADIEVIPLFEDRDHMLAADTILSRYLDSFEGPEQRVFLARSDPAMNYGMLSAVLLNKVALARLHRLAESRGITIQPIIGVGSAPFRGNLTPRTVHRVAEEYPSAVTFTVQSAFKYDYPPAEVVEAVQSLREREVRRPAEIDEERAVDLIDRFAAEYRSHVVELAPLINSTAAHIPSRRRRKLHIGLFGYARDVEGITLPRAISFTGALYSLGVPPELFGLSALTDDDVRFLENAYPGFMFDLADAARYWDRDSDLMPAAVRAAAGRLGLDGVERDEAHIALSRNIRATIEAGGRESATAQLVAAGQIRRFLG
- a CDS encoding 2-hydroxyglutaryl-CoA dehydratase, translated to MKAYLGVDVGSISTKGVVVSAEGTVLAGSYLWTEGNPLRAVKRLLGELSTQLETGPEVKIVAVGATGSARELIGAVLGAQVVKNEITAHAVGTLSRHPDVRTIFEIGGQDSKIIIVRDGVPVDYAMNTLCAAGTGSFLSSQARRLDVPVEEFGEYALRSRRPTKIAGRCTVFAESDLVHKAQIGHPVEDIIAGLCNAIVSNYLNNVGKGKEILSPIVFQGGVSKNVGVVKAFHDATGHEILVDEDGHLMGALGVALVAREEGVEEPFDFAVRDLKFETLGEECGGCPNDCEVVIVVCDGAFLDGWGNRCSRGLERVRTHLLPEEAAAIR
- a CDS encoding radical SAM protein, with translation MAHVRSLFFDGPLTEVENKSVAAYKLGRPSEVIWNITNRCNLLCEHCYMAADGHALPGQLTDEQTIDLVDQMADSGVPLLFLTGGEPFMRGNFWEILARARAHGIRVTISTNCTFIDRDVAKRLKAHGVGYIGTSLYGPADFHDSLVRVRGTRDRVIEAIKILREEGVGVALKTAISTDTWPHIYDLIQEAKDLDCGLIYLCDLIVSGRSEGEADGRISADQWRELADFIADDITNPASKLEYDIGAMPSFVPYVAEKLIARGYDLTRGLERLKIMSACPVGKGHMNINSEGGIMPCQFAQDWTIGNIKEMSLAEATRELFKLADSPTTGICAEENCEYAQICRGCRVKAFHQYNDPFGQDTTCIVKSAGASAPHAARHEAPLATLPCGGPSCG
- a CDS encoding type II toxin-antitoxin system RelE/ParE family toxin, with product MRHSRTFHEEAAAEFDAAAAYYAVERASLSEAFISAVEGAVAQALRYPEAAPLIRGRVRSLRVERFPYSVKYSVVDESIRVLAVAHDRRRPFYWEGRR